Proteins encoded by one window of uncultured Ilyobacter sp.:
- a CDS encoding EAL domain-containing protein: MSKNKEAIIKTVSCSDCDPRILKKHEQAELLAGFGLWELDLNKKIIYCSAGVEKIYGLENGPYQYAKIENMVLPKYRERKNKAFRDMIEKGLHYDVEFEIKKKGNGNIASIHSVAEFEPQSNIVSGSIYDISKQKMAEALIKKSEEDYRNLFQNHHAVMLIIDSETAGIVHANSAASKFYGWSQSELCNMKMTDINTLGKEISSKVKSAFEKREKNYFLFKHRLSNGEVRDVEIHAGTVMFGGKTRLLSIIHDITERRKAEKTIERLAYHDSLTNLPNRKMFIENLSKSISNVSKNNSKFSLLYIDLDNFKNVNDNYGHHMGDMFLKRVVRRLTKSLGESSNISRLGGDEFTVILEGISDVKELSLISDKILSTLKHPFKINNKDNFISASIGISIFPDDGSSVEKLLNNSDAAMYQAKNNGKDGYCFFSEELNQAIKRKNDIKSELRIALKNNELDLYYQPKIDVSKNEIVGLEALTRWIRDGHNSIYPDEFIPIAEESGLIFELDKWVLMTACKQIDTWEKAGIRGQKIAVNISAAHFKKGRILQTVKETLNQIPISPRSLEIEITETMFMEDIDEAISILNNLRSIGIEISVDDFGTGYSSLSYLKKLPINKVKIDKSFISDLTNDSGNAILTQAIIKMSELLNLNVVAEGVECKDQVDILSEYGCHWMQGYYFAKPMTASKYETFIKDWKN; this comes from the coding sequence ATGAGTAAAAATAAAGAAGCTATTATAAAAACAGTTAGTTGCTCCGACTGTGACCCCAGAATTTTAAAGAAACACGAGCAAGCTGAACTCTTAGCAGGATTTGGGCTTTGGGAACTTGACCTAAATAAAAAAATCATATATTGTTCTGCGGGTGTAGAAAAAATATATGGGTTGGAAAATGGTCCTTATCAGTATGCGAAAATTGAAAATATGGTTCTTCCAAAATATAGAGAGAGAAAGAATAAGGCTTTTAGAGACATGATTGAAAAGGGCTTGCATTATGATGTGGAATTTGAGATAAAAAAGAAAGGAAATGGAAATATTGCATCAATTCACTCTGTAGCCGAGTTCGAGCCACAAAGCAATATTGTTTCCGGGTCGATCTATGACATATCAAAACAAAAAATGGCCGAAGCTCTTATAAAAAAGAGTGAAGAAGACTATAGAAATCTGTTTCAAAACCACCACGCTGTAATGCTTATAATAGATTCAGAAACAGCAGGCATTGTGCACGCAAATTCTGCTGCGAGTAAATTTTACGGTTGGAGTCAAAGTGAGCTTTGCAATATGAAAATGACAGATATAAACACTCTTGGCAAAGAGATATCATCCAAAGTTAAATCTGCATTTGAAAAACGAGAAAAAAATTATTTTTTATTTAAGCATAGACTGTCTAACGGAGAGGTCAGAGATGTAGAGATTCACGCCGGGACTGTTATGTTTGGAGGCAAAACAAGACTTCTCTCGATTATACACGACATTACAGAACGTAGAAAAGCCGAAAAAACCATCGAACGTTTAGCGTACCACGACTCCCTAACAAATTTGCCAAATCGTAAAATGTTCATCGAAAATCTTAGTAAATCAATTTCAAATGTATCTAAGAATAACTCAAAATTTTCCCTACTCTATATAGACCTAGACAATTTTAAAAACGTCAACGATAATTACGGACATCACATGGGAGATATGTTCTTAAAAAGAGTGGTAAGGCGTTTAACGAAATCCCTTGGGGAAAGTAGTAATATCTCCCGTTTGGGTGGAGACGAATTCACTGTTATCCTAGAAGGAATTTCAGATGTTAAGGAACTATCACTTATATCCGATAAAATTTTATCAACCTTGAAACATCCCTTTAAAATCAACAATAAAGACAACTTTATTTCAGCAAGTATTGGAATTTCAATATTTCCAGATGATGGATCGAGTGTAGAAAAGCTTTTAAACAACTCAGATGCTGCAATGTACCAAGCAAAAAACAACGGAAAAGATGGCTACTGCTTTTTCTCAGAAGAGCTTAATCAAGCTATAAAACGAAAAAATGATATAAAATCTGAACTTAGAATAGCTCTTAAAAATAATGAATTAGATCTATACTATCAACCGAAAATTGATGTATCCAAAAATGAAATAGTGGGACTAGAGGCTCTGACACGTTGGATACGTGATGGGCATAACAGCATCTATCCAGATGAATTTATTCCTATAGCAGAAGAATCTGGACTGATATTTGAATTAGATAAATGGGTTCTGATGACAGCATGTAAGCAAATAGATACATGGGAAAAAGCAGGAATCAGAGGACAGAAAATTGCGGTAAATATATCTGCAGCACATTTTAAGAAAGGTAGGATACTGCAAACCGTAAAAGAAACTTTGAATCAAATTCCAATTTCTCCTAGATCCTTAGAAATAGAGATTACTGAAACTATGTTTATGGAAGATATAGACGAGGCTATTTCTATTCTTAATAATCTGAGGTCCATAGGAATAGAGATCTCAGTTGACGACTTTGGAACTGGCTACTCCTCACTTAGTTACCTTAAAAAGCTCCCCATAAACAAGGTTAAGATAGACAAAAGCTTTATATCTGATCTTACAAATGACAGCGGAAATGCTATACTTACCCAAGCAATCATAAAAATGTCGGAACTACTCAACTTAAACGTGGTCGCAGAAGGAGTGGAGTGCAAAGATCAGGTAGATATTCTCTCTGAATATGGATGCCACTGGATGCAGGGATATTACTTTGCAAAGCCAATGACAGCCAGTAAATATGAGACTTTTATTAAAGATTGGAAAAATTAA
- the thpR gene encoding RNA 2',3'-cyclic phosphodiesterase — protein MRLFFAVDIPEDIKKRLKHEICELEKMKIPCKFVKLKNLHMTLLFLGEVKEEELQGIIEKVEKFKSAPVEVSMKNFGYFADKRKNVRIIWKGLSKGEKRLSSVSKFLIEANREILEKNELTSKPFKGHLTVGRIKKWDRKVSQKIMEEIIRLNKIAENESFRIENFHLYKSTLTPHGSEYELIKTFPLKDRI, from the coding sequence ATGAGACTTTTTTTTGCAGTCGACATACCAGAAGACATAAAGAAAAGACTGAAGCATGAAATCTGTGAGCTAGAAAAAATGAAAATCCCGTGTAAATTTGTGAAATTAAAAAATCTTCATATGACATTGCTTTTTTTAGGAGAAGTTAAGGAGGAAGAGCTGCAGGGAATTATAGAAAAAGTAGAAAAGTTTAAGTCTGCCCCCGTAGAGGTATCTATGAAAAATTTCGGTTATTTCGCCGACAAAAGAAAAAATGTAAGAATTATTTGGAAGGGGCTTTCAAAGGGGGAGAAGAGATTATCCTCGGTCAGCAAGTTCCTCATAGAGGCCAACAGAGAAATATTGGAGAAAAATGAACTCACTTCAAAGCCCTTTAAAGGACACCTCACAGTGGGTAGAATAAAAAAGTGGGACAGAAAAGTAAGCCAAAAAATTATGGAGGAAATAATAAGGCTCAATAAAATAGCAGAGAATGAAAGCTTTAGAATAGAAAATTTTCATCTATATAAGAGCACCCTTACTCCTCACGGCTCCGAGTACGAACTGATAAAAACTTTTCCATTAAAAGACAGGATTTAA
- a CDS encoding extensin family protein: MAKPTNNFKKLAGVPVHYDRLSPPNDYGTRGKVTNFHVTKEFQKNLSECFKELWEICPFGPADVITSAGAYTAKPGFHGMGKAFDLDGIFWENKTFITLRYPSDPKFYLGINSVLRKHFGTVLDYHYNSSHRDHFHIQDDGKVVGFRKIRSIIVFLQAVISEVFNDIVEIDGRYGPKTDAALGRVLEKLNIDGDLSEKENWLIFLTKISEKAFGTSGRVVSEEASTPLELLDELYRIINEELVDFESRKVIETTLDQFAAHEETENWLNKFRE; the protein is encoded by the coding sequence ATGGCAAAACCAACTAACAATTTTAAGAAACTTGCAGGAGTACCTGTGCATTATGATAGGTTATCGCCACCAAATGATTATGGAACTCGTGGAAAAGTTACAAACTTTCATGTCACAAAGGAATTTCAGAAGAATTTATCAGAGTGTTTTAAAGAGTTATGGGAGATATGCCCCTTTGGGCCAGCTGATGTAATAACCTCAGCTGGAGCATACACTGCAAAGCCAGGATTTCACGGAATGGGGAAAGCCTTTGATTTAGATGGTATCTTTTGGGAGAATAAAACTTTTATAACACTTAGATATCCTTCGGATCCAAAGTTTTATTTGGGAATAAATTCTGTTTTAAGAAAGCACTTTGGAACGGTATTGGATTATCACTATAATTCTTCCCACCGGGACCATTTTCATATTCAGGATGACGGAAAAGTTGTTGGATTTAGAAAAATTAGGTCTATTATTGTTTTTCTCCAGGCTGTTATTTCTGAAGTTTTTAATGATATAGTTGAAATAGATGGAAGGTATGGTCCCAAAACTGATGCTGCTTTAGGAAGAGTGCTTGAAAAGCTAAATATTGATGGAGATTTATCAGAGAAAGAAAATTGGCTGATTTTTTTGACAAAAATATCAGAAAAAGCTTTTGGAACCTCAGGCAGAGTTGTATCCGAGGAGGCTAGTACTCCTTTAGAACTTCTAGATGAACTATATCGTATTATAAATGAAGAGCTTGTAGATTTCGAGTCACGAAAAGTCATAGAAACTACGCTCGACCAATTTGCTGCCCATGAAGAAACTGAAAATTGGCTGAATAAATTTAGGGAATAG